A stretch of DNA from Variovorax paradoxus:
TCGTGCGGCCCGCGCCGAAGCCGCGACCGCAGATCACCGCCACCGCTGCCCCGGCGCCCGAGGCGCATCGCGAGCCCGCCGAGCGACGCCCCGTGCCATCGAAACGCTGCAGCGAAATCAACATGCGCGCCGCCGTCGGCGAGCCGCTGTCGGACCAGGACATGACCATTTTGAGGAGCCAGTGCTGATGACCACGAAGACGAACACCACCGTCCCCCGAATCTTGTGGCGCGTGCTGGTGCTGTGTACCGCCGCGCTGCTGGCCACTGCCTGCGCGCACCGCCTCGCGCCCAGCAGCGCCATGCCCTTCGACCAGGCCGTCACGCAGGCGGTCGACGACCTCATGGTGCAGACCCAGAAACTGCCGGCCTTCCTGGCCAAGGTGGAGTCGACGCTGTCGCAGCGCCGCATCGTGATCGACCCGCTGCTCGAAGGCGCCAGCGGCCAGCAGACCGAGGTGACGCGCGTGGCCGAGCAGCGCATCGTGCAGCGCATGCAGGCGCAGTTCAAGCAGTTCACCGTGACGCCGTTCAACGCCAACGAGATCGGCAACGCGCAGTACGTGCTCAACGGCACGCTGGTGCGCGACAAGGACGCCTCGGGCGCGCCTTACCGGCTGAACCTCGCGATGACCGAGATCAAGAGCGGCATGGTGATCGCGCAGTCGGTGACGCGCATCAGCGATGCGTCGCTCGACACGCGGCCCACCGCCTTCTTCCGCGACAGCCCAGTCAATGGCAAGGACCGCGGCGTGGAGGGCTACATCCGCACTGCCGAGACGCCGGCCGGGCAGGCCGCCGATGCGCTCTACCTGGAGCGCCTGCCGACCGCCACCGTGCTGCAGGAAGCCACCGTCGCCTACGAGGCCGGCCGCATGAGCGAGGCCCTGAGCCGCTACGAGGCCGCGTCGAAACGCGCCGACGGACAGCAGCTGCGCATCTACAGCGGCCTGTACCTCACGCAGTCGCAGCTGGGCCGCACGGCCGATGCCGAGCGCACCTTCGGCACGCTGGCGCGGCTGGGGCTCGAGAGCAACAACCTGAGCGTCAAGTTCCTGTTCAAGCCGGGCTCGACCGACTTCCTGGCCGACCCGAAGATCAGCGCGGCCTACCCGATGTGGCTGCGCCAGATCGCGCGGCAGGCGGCGCAGATCGACTCGTGCGTGGTGGTCACGGGCCACACGAGCCGCACGGGCTCGGAGGCGGTCAACGAGCGGCTGTCGCTGCAGCGCGCGACCAGCGTCAAGGCGCGGCTGGTGGGCGAGGCGCCGCCGCTGTCGAAGAAGCTGCGCGAAGCCGGCATGGGCTTTCGCGAGAACATCGTCGGCACGGGCGCCGACGATGCGAGCGACGCGCTGGACCGGCGCGTCGAGTTCAAGGTCGCGACTTGCGAGGCTTGAGGCGCGCTCAGGGAGCCAGGCGTTCGCGCATCCAGTCCGCACCTTCGAGCCGGTAGCGCAGCCGGTCGTGCAGCCGGCTCTTGCGGCCCTGCCAGAACTCCCAGCGGTCGGGCACCAGCCGGAAGCCGCCCCAGTGCGGCGGACGCGGCGGCGAGAGCAGGTGCCTGGCGGCGTACACGGCGGCGTTCTTCACCAGCACGTCGCGCCCGCTGATCACTTCGCTCTGCGGGCTGGCCCAGGCGCCGATGCGTGAATCGAGCGGGCGGCTGGCGTAGTAGGTGTCGCTCTCCTCGGCGCTGACCCTTTCGACGCGACCCTCGATTCGCACCACGCGCTCCAGCTCGACCCAGTGGAACTGCAGCGAGGCATACGGGTTGCCCGACAGCTCGCGGCCCTTGCGGCTGTCGTAATTGGTGTACCAGACGATGCCGCGCGCGTCGTAGCCCTTGATGAGCACGATGCGGCTGGACGGCCGCAGGTCGCTGCCCACGGTGCACAGCGTCATCGCGTTGGGCTCGGGAATCTGCGCGCCGATGGCCTCGGTGAGCCAGCGCTCGAACTGCTGGAGCGGGTCGGCGGCGCTGCGGGTCTCGTCGAGCTCGGCGCGCTCGTAGCTCTTGCGCAGCGCGGCCAGCGCGTCTTTGGAAAGCGGAGAAGTCATGCCGGGATTGTTGCGCACATACTCGGCCCATGACGACGACAGAGGCGAACTCCCCGACCGTGATCGTGCTGGCCTCGGGCCGCGGCGAGCGCTTCATCGCAGCCGGCGGCACGGGCTCGAAGCTGAAGGCACTGCTCGCGGGCAAGCCGGTGCTCGAGCGCACGCTCGATGCGGTGCGCGCCAGCGGCCTGCCGTGGCGGTTGGAAGACGCGGGTCACCCCGGCATGGGCGACTCGATTGCCGCCGCCGTGCGCGCCACGCCCCATGCGGCGGGCTGGCTGATCCTGCCGGGCGACTTGCCGCTGGTGCAGCCCGCCACGCTGCGCGCAGTGGCCGCCGCGCTCGGTGGGCGCGTGAATGCCGTGCAGCCGCAGTACCGGGGCGAGCGCGGGCACCCGGTGGGTTTTGCGGCAGGCTGCTGGGCGCAGCTGGCGGCGCTGGAGGGGAATCTTGGCGCATCGCCCGTGCTGCGGGCGATGCGCGCGATCGATTCGGTCGTCGATCTGGCGGTGGACGATGCCGGCGTCGTGACCGACATCGACACGCCCGAGGCGCTGGCGCGGGCCGAGGTGCTCTGGCAGGCGCGCGCGGGCGCCTGATCGTCATGTCTTCCTGGAACGCTCAGGTCCCGCCGTGACAGGACGCTAGATCACCAATTGCAGCTCGGCCTGCCCCACCAGTTTCTTGAACCGGCTCCGGTCCTTGGTGCGAACCGCGCCGACCGCGTAGTAGTCGCCCAGGCTCTGTAACTCATACAGGGCGTAACCGTGCGGGGCGAGATGCTTGCGCGCTGCGTCCAGGCCCTCGGTGATGTCATCGCCGTTGTCCAGCGGTTCCCATTGGAAGCCGTCCCAGGCATTGCCTGGGACGGGGAGGTCCAGCGACCTGACCGCGTCGCCGTCTTTCCAGTCGAAGGTTGTGAAGAGGGGCGAACCGCTGGTTACCGCGTAAACGAACCCCTCCTTGGGGTTGTCCACGCCCCACAGCAAGATGTTGAGGGCGTCGGGAGCGGCTTCGGGCGCCATCGCCGCGCGCAGCTGGTCGAGCAGCGTCTGCAGCGCCGCCTGGCTCGCTGCCCTGTCCCCAAGCCAGACGCATCCGATCAGGTCCACCAGCCAGCCCCGGCCTGTGGCTGCTTCGTCGCAGATCGCCTGCAGGGAGGTATCTGCGACTGACTTTTTGCGCCGCGCATTGTGGCTGCGGCCTTCCCGGCGTGCTTCGTGGAACTCGGCCCGGGTCATGCCGGTGCGTTCGAGAACCTGCCCGTCGAAATCGACCCACTGAACCTGCGCATCCGGGCCGTCCTCGTTCAGGGTCAGCAGGCGATCGCCTTCGACGATCGGGTTGCCTGTGTCCGTCCAGAAGTGCATGGCGGTGCTCACCGGTCGGCCGTCGGTGTCGTAGAGCATGAGCTGCATGGGCGCAAAGTCGAGGCCGATGAAACGGTTGCGCCCGTAGACCTTGGGCGGCGCGTCGCGGTTGCCGCGCGCGATGTGCCCGTGCTTGCACGGGATCAGTTCCCGGCCATCGAGGGCGACCACGCCTTCGCGTCCCTTCGAATCCGCCACCACGGCCCAGCGTTTGCGCGTGTCGAAGTTTCTGACGGCCTCGTAGCGGTGAGGCACGAGGATGCGCGCGTCGTCGGCGCTCGCAACGGCCGAGCGCTCTTGTGCATCGTTCAGACGTAGCAAGCCGTCGTCGCCCTGGTAAGCCGAGGTCACGCCGGTGTGCAGGATTTCCCCGGTGCTGATGCGCACCAACTGTCCGCCCGGCGCCGGTTCGCCGGGAAATTCGGCCCACAGCAAGTCTTCAGCGACGACGTCTGCGTAGCCCAGGCTGCCGACGGGATAGCGCCAGACGCCGTTGCGGTCCATCAGTCCGCTGGCGACGGAAGGAAGCGCACTTTTCTTTTTCGTCTCGGCCGTGTCGTCGCGCAGGGCAATCACCCATGGGCCGCTCGCGCGCCCCCGATAGACGGAGGTCGCTCCCGCTTCGAAAGGGAGCAGCCAGCGGCCGTAGGGCGTGACCAAACCAACCGGTGGACGGCGCTTCGCTTCGGCGCGCTTGTTCTTGCTGCCGTTCGCGTCACTGGGTGGGTGCACCACATAGGCGGCCAGGTCCGGTCGCCAGTCGTCCACCGTCAGGGCCTGAAGAAAGGGCGCGCGTTCGTCTTCCGTCTCGTACGCGACCGCCCACAGCCGGGCAATCACCTGGTCGGACCACCAGCCCCACTGTCGGCGCCAATCCGACACCAGTGGGCGAAGCACCTCGGGCAACTCGGCTTCAGCGGTGCAGGGCGCGGGTGCTCCCTCGGGCTGCAAGGCAGCCACCAGCGCGGCACTGTCGGCCTGCAGTTGGTCCAGGTGCGTGCCGAATGCCTCTGCGTTGCTGCTGTCCCAGGCGAGGTCGATCGTGTCGAGCACGAGCCACGGATGGGGACTGCCGTCCAGCGCGGCCTGGATGCGGTCCATCTCGGTGTGCGCTTCCATGGGCAACAGGGCCGCCGTGAAGGCACGAAACCGTTGCCAACGGGCTCGCGCGTCCTTCATGGGCGCGGCCAGCAGCACCTGTGCATCGTCGCAGTTGCCGATGGCGGAGGAGGCCCGTTGGCCCTCGCCCACCAGCAGCAAGAAAAGGGCCGGGACCGCATCGAACCATTCGGCGAGCCCGGCCACATCACCGGCTTCTTCGTCGAGGGGGCGCGCGTGATCGGGGAATTCGTGGAGAGAAAAGAGGACGCTGGCGTTTGGCATCGCGATGACTGTAGACGGTACCGGCGGGGCCATGCCGGTGGTCGGCCTGCCCCCTCAGGCCAGCTTCATGTCCTTGCGAACGCCCGGGCCTGGAGAGCTGGGCGGACGACCCGCAAGCAATGCGGACCCGATGCTTGCGGGCGGTCCCCGACTGTCTCCGAGCTTTTCATTTGCACAGGAGACGTTGAACAGGTTCTCAGCCCTTGGGGATCACGGCGCAGAGCACGCGCGGGCCCGAGTTGCCGGCGGGTTGCGTCGTGAAGTCGTCGCGGTCGCGGTGCACCACCAGGGCGCGGCCGCGCACGTTGTTGGCGGCGCCGTCGGTCAGCGAGATCGCGTGGTTGTCGACGCTGAAACGCGCCACGCCGCGGGCATCGGCCACGAGGCTGGGCAGCTCGCCGGCATGGCTGCCGGGAGCGGAGAACTTGCCGTGCGTGCCGCCGGCCGGGTTGAAGTGGCCGCCCGAGGCGTTGCCGTTGTCGCCGCAGTCGCCCTTTTCGTGGATGTGGAAGCCGTGCTCGCTGCCCGGCGCCAGGCCGCGCACTTCGCCGGACACGCGCACGCCGTGGTCGAGGGCGGCGAGCGTCACCGAGCCGCGCGCGGGGTTGGGCGTGACGGCGGCGGTCGGCGTCAGCTCGACCGTGGTGCTCGGCTTGCCGCCCATGCTGCCGCAGGCGGCGAGCACGGCGGTGGCGAGGAGGGCGGTGCCGGTGGCGAGAAGACGGCGATGGGTCATGGTTTTTCCTTGTCGAACGAAACGGAAGATGAGGAGGATGAATTGTCGGAAGACCCCGGAACGTATACCGGAGCCGGCGGCGCGCCGCAATCAGCCGGTGCCTCGAAAGGGGCATCTTGCGGCGTTTCGGCCATGGCCAGCGCCACCAGCCGGGCCAGTGCCGCGTCGTGGATCGCGTGGCGTTGCAACTCGAGCAAGGTCTGGCGCGCGTAGTCGAGCGAGCTGCCGTAGCGGCCCACGGCATTCGCGAAGATGTGGCGGTAGCGCTCGTCGCTGAGCTCGCCCGTGAAGTTGGGGCTGCGCCGCGAGAGCGTGAAGGCCAGCGCGCGCACCGGCCCTTCGGCCGTGCCGCATTGCA
This window harbors:
- the pdxH gene encoding pyridoxamine 5'-phosphate oxidase, with the protein product MTSPLSKDALAALRKSYERAELDETRSAADPLQQFERWLTEAIGAQIPEPNAMTLCTVGSDLRPSSRIVLIKGYDARGIVWYTNYDSRKGRELSGNPYASLQFHWVELERVVRIEGRVERVSAEESDTYYASRPLDSRIGAWASPQSEVISGRDVLVKNAAVYAARHLLSPPRPPHWGGFRLVPDRWEFWQGRKSRLHDRLRYRLEGADWMRERLAP
- a CDS encoding OmpA family protein produces the protein MTTKTNTTVPRILWRVLVLCTAALLATACAHRLAPSSAMPFDQAVTQAVDDLMVQTQKLPAFLAKVESTLSQRRIVIDPLLEGASGQQTEVTRVAEQRIVQRMQAQFKQFTVTPFNANEIGNAQYVLNGTLVRDKDASGAPYRLNLAMTEIKSGMVIAQSVTRISDASLDTRPTAFFRDSPVNGKDRGVEGYIRTAETPAGQAADALYLERLPTATVLQEATVAYEAGRMSEALSRYEAASKRADGQQLRIYSGLYLTQSQLGRTADAERTFGTLARLGLESNNLSVKFLFKPGSTDFLADPKISAAYPMWLRQIARQAAQIDSCVVVTGHTSRTGSEAVNERLSLQRATSVKARLVGEAPPLSKKLREAGMGFRENIVGTGADDASDALDRRVEFKVATCEA
- a CDS encoding superoxide dismutase family protein, whose protein sequence is MTHRRLLATGTALLATAVLAACGSMGGKPSTTVELTPTAAVTPNPARGSVTLAALDHGVRVSGEVRGLAPGSEHGFHIHEKGDCGDNGNASGGHFNPAGGTHGKFSAPGSHAGELPSLVADARGVARFSVDNHAISLTDGAANNVRGRALVVHRDRDDFTTQPAGNSGPRVLCAVIPKG
- a CDS encoding gamma-glutamylcyclotransferase, with the protein product MPRPLRDPQPMLERAIADWGGRDDLWLFGYGSLIWRPEFGFAERRAASVHGWHRALKMWSRVNRGSVQTPGLVFGLLSGGSCRGVVFRVPKAEGLETLKRLWLREMPTGVYDPKWLQCGTAEGPVRALAFTLSRRSPNFTGELSDERYRHIFANAVGRYGSSLDYARQTLLELQRHAIHDAALARLVALAMAETPQDAPFEAPADCGAPPAPVYVPGSSDNSSSSSSVSFDKEKP
- a CDS encoding nucleotidyltransferase family protein; its protein translation is MTTTEANSPTVIVLASGRGERFIAAGGTGSKLKALLAGKPVLERTLDAVRASGLPWRLEDAGHPGMGDSIAAAVRATPHAAGWLILPGDLPLVQPATLRAVAAALGGRVNAVQPQYRGERGHPVGFAAGCWAQLAALEGNLGASPVLRAMRAIDSVVDLAVDDAGVVTDIDTPEALARAEVLWQARAGA